AAGATCCTTATGAATTAGTGAAGCAGGTTTCAAATCAAGTTTTTGACCGTTTTCAGCAAGATAAGAGCTTAATCACTCAAGATAAAAATTATATTGAAGTGATTGTTACCGATGAGCTAATGCCTTATGTCGATTACAAGTACACGGCTTACAAGGTAATGGGCCAATATTTGCGTGAAACCAATGATGATCAACGAGATCGCTTTGTTGAAGCATTTAAAAGTTATTTGATTGCCACCTATGCGCAAACCTTGACTGAGTATAGCGATCAAACCTTAGCATTTGATCCTGCCGTTGATTTCCGTCAAGAAAAGTTTGCTGATGTTAATATGCAGATTATTGAGAATGGACGTCCACCGATTAAGGTACAGTTTAAAGCGCGTCGCTTGAAAGATGGCACATGGAAGGTATTCGATTTAGTTGCTGAAGGAGTGAGCTTGCTGGCTTCGAAACAATCAGAAATATCCAATTTAATTCGTCAACAAGGCATTGAATCAGTGATCACTATGCTGAATGAGAAAGCGCAGCAGAAAATAGACAATCAAACGCAAACGGGAGGCAATCCCGCGTGATTAGCTTTGAACAACAGGGCGAGACTTGTTTACTGCAAGGGCAATTAACTCAAGATGAGGTCACACAATTGTGGCCTAATCGTCATCAACTATTTACTGCATCCACCCAAGTGTTAGACTTGTCGGCTTTGACTTATGCTGATAGTGCCGGTATCGCCATGCTATTAGCTATGAAAGGATTCCCAAGCATTGAGGGTGTAACGGATAATGAGCAACAATCCGCTGCGAATGTGCCCATGTCACGGACCTTAGTTAATCCTAGTGCTCAATTAACAAAAATGATTGAGTTATATGATTTAGATGCATTTTTTGCTGCATCAGCAAGATAAATTAACCCAGTAGTTATTTAACGAATTTAGAAGTTTGCTGCCAAAGCCAGCTTCGTAAAAAGGTAAAATTCATGGATTGCAAAGTTATTGAGCAAATTCTTTTAGACGCTTTACCCCTTTCAGAAGTACACGTCACATCAGATGGTAGTCATTACAAAGTGGTGGCTGTGGGTGAGTGCTTTGAAGAAATGAGCCGAGTAAAACAGCAACAGGCTATTTATGGGCCGTTGGCTGACAATATCGCTAGTGGTGAACTACATGCGTTAACCATCAAGACGTTTACGCCGACTCAGTGGAAGCGTGAAAAACTTTTTAATATGTAATCATCGAGAAATCAGTGGATAAATTAACCATTAAAGCTAGCCAGCCTTTAACAGGCAATGTAGTGATATCAGGCGCTAAAAATGCTGCGTTGCCAATTTTGATGGCAGGGGTATTGGCTGAAACCGATTTTATTTTGTCTAACGTGCCTAACTTACGTGACGTAAATACTAGCTGTAAATTATTGCGTTGTTTAGGTGCAGACGTTGAAGAATTAGGTCAAGGCCGCATTCGTATTTCTACCGATAATTTGAATGAGTTTTGCGCACCGTATGATCTAGTTAAAACCATGCGTGCTTCTATTCTTATTCTAGGCCCACTGCTTGCTCGTTATGGTAAGGCAGATGTGTCATTGCCTGGTGGTTGTGCCATCGGGGCGCGTCCTGTGAATCTTCACCTTCATGGTTTAGAGTTAATGGGCGCTAAAATCGAAGTGAAAGAAGGCTATATTAAAGCCAGAGTTGATGGCCGCTTAAAAGGCGCGCATATTTTTATGGATATGGTAAGTGTTGGCGCAACTGAAAACCTATTAATGGCAGCGGCTTTGGCTGATGGCACAACGGTAATTGAGAATGCAGCTCGTGAGCCAGAAGTATCTGATTTGGCCAATTGTTTAGTCGCAATGGGTGCCAAAATTAGTGGTATTGGTTCTGCAACATTAACCATTGAAGGTGTTGAACGCCTCCAAGGTTGTGAATATCGAGTCATGCCAGATCGCATCGAAACCGGTTCATTCCTCGTCGCCGCTGTGGTTACTCGTGGTCATATTCGTTGTGAAGCGGCTGATCCTAAGTCATTAGAAGCCGTATTGTTAAAGCTTGAAGATGCTGGTGCTGAAATCACGACAGGTGAAGATTGGATTGAGCTGAATATGCATGGCAAACGTGCTAAAGCCATTAATATTAAAACAGCGCCTTATCCGGCATTTCCAACAGATATGCAAGCACAGTTTTGTGTTCTTAATGCGTTAGCAGAAGGAACAGGGCGTGTGACAGAAACGATTTTTGAAAACCGTTTTATGCATGTACCAGAGCTTAGCCGAATGGGTGCCAATATGGTGCTTGAAGGCAATACTTGTATTATCGAAGGGATTGAGTCGTTAAATGGTGCGCAAGTCATGGCAACTGATTTACGCGCTTCAGCAAGCTTAGTTATTGCTGGTTTAATGGCAGAAGGCACAACGACCGTTGATCGCATCTATCATCTTGACCGTGGTTATGAGCATATTGAAGCAAAATTCAAAGGCCTTGGCGGTGAAATTGTGCGCGTGTCTTAATTTTAATTAAATACATGCTAGTAAAAAGCCATCAACGCGTTGATGGCTTTTTTAATGATTTTTAATTGGTTATTCTGGCAATGTGCTTTTTTCCACAATATAAACTGGCACTTGTTGCCTTTGACCTTTACGAATAATCGTCAAGATGATTTTTTGACCTGGTGGGGTCTCGGCTATTCTATCCATCAGCATTTCAACGCCAGGAACTTCTTCATCTTCATAAGCCACAATCACATCTCGTGGTTGGATATCTGCCACTGCAGCAGGCCCATTAGGATCAATTCCTGTCACAAATACGCCTTTTAAATCGGGCAAATTCAATATTTGGGCAACGACTGGCGTTAACGGTTCACCAGAGATACCCAGAGCGCCGCGGATAACGCGACCATCAGCAATCAATTTATTCATAATGCTGTGTGCTAATTTTATTGGAATAGCAAAGCTAATACCGTTACCACCATTATCTCCACCAACCTGAAATGCTGCAGTGTTTATGCCGATAATTTCTCCTGTGGTGTCAATTAATGCACCACCAGAATTACCTGCATTAATTGCAGCATCAGTTTGTAAGAAATCTAAATATCCAGAACTTAAACCACTGCGACCGGTAGCGCTAATAATTCCTTGAGTGATGGTTTGCCCTAAGTTATAGGGATTACCAATAGCTAAAACTACATCACCAACTAGTGCAGGATTATTTATATTGATGGGTACGACCGGAAGGTTATCACCTTCAATTTTTAGCACGGCTAAATCGGTTTCAGGATCTGAACCGACAATCTCAGATGTGAACCGTCTTCCATCTTGTAAGGCGATAACAATTTCATCAGCACGTTTAATGACATGGTAGTTGGTTAATATATAACCTTGCTTACTCATGATCACTCCAGAGCCTAATCCTTGCAAAGAGCTGGAATTAAGGGGCTTTGTTTGATCTATGCTCAAACTATATATGTTAACTACCGCAGGGGCTGCGCGGCGAACTGCTTTAGAAAATGAAAGCTCAGAGCTAATATCTGCGCGATGGGTTAAGCCGCTTTTAAACGGACTACCATAAAATGAAGTGGCAAGTAAAAAAACTGCAGCCATGATCAGACCAAAAAGGATGGCTTTGCCGAGGTATATGCAAATGTCTTTAACGTTCATAGTCTGAAAATAGGGCAAATGAGTGTGTAATACTAACATAGCCAAAAAAAATAAGCATGGAAGTTGCCACTTCGATGCTTATTTTTATGATTGCTAACATTAGCTTATGCTAACCAATATTCCAATATCCTAGGCTGGTTAGCCATTTGGTTTAGCGCAATATGAGATAGCTGATATTGTTATCCCGTAAGATTTTTAATGCCACTGAACCTTGCTGATCTTCTAGCAGTTTTTTCAATGCTTGCAGATTTTTAGTTTTAGTACGATTGACGCCGACAATCACATCACCTTTTTGTAGGCCCGCTAGCGCTGAAGGAGAACCTTGAGCAACTTCAGTGATTTCAATACCTTTACTACCGTTTTCTAGCTTAGCGCCTCGTAGCATTGGGTGTAATGATCCTGCTGCGGCAACAACGGTATCTGCTTCACCTAAAGTGGCTTTAACCGTTTTGTTATCACCATCGCGAATTAATCCAAACTCAACTTTAGCGCCTGCGCCCATGGTGGCAACTTTGGCACGGAGTTCTTGGAAGGTTTTAATTTTACGACCATTTACGCTAACCAAAATATCTCCGGCTTTGATACCCGCTTTGTCGGCAGCGCTATCGGGTACAACCTCATTAACGAATGCACCATGTTGAGTATCAAGACCAAAGGCTTTGGCGAGTTCATTATCTAAATCACGACCAGTTACACCTAGCACGCCACGCTTAACTTCACCATGTTCAATAATTTGCTGCACTAAGTTGTTAACCATATTGGCTGGTATAGCAAAGCCAATACCAACATTACCGCCATTTGGCGCAACAATGGCGGTGTTAATACCAATTAACTCACCATTTAAATTGACCAGAGCGCCGCCTGAGTTACCGCTATTAATCGCGGCATCAGTTTGAATAAAGTTTTCTAGCATCTCAATGCCTAAACCGCTGCGGCCTAACGCACTAACAATGCCAGAGGTTACGGTTTGGCCTAAGCCAAATGGATTACCAATCGCAACCGCAAAATCACCGACTCGAATTTCATCGGAATCGGTTTGTTTGATCGCTGTTAAGTTTTTCGCTTCAATCTGTAATAATGCAATATCTGATTCTTTGTCTGAACCGATTAACTTAGCAGTGATTTCACGACCATCACTTAAACCAATTTGAATGTCATCTGCGCCATTAATAACATGGTTGTTGGTTACTATATAACCTTTGTTCGCATCAATAATGACCCCAGAACCTAAACCTCTAAATGGACGTTCTTGTACTTGTTCGCGTGGAGCGTTTGGCCCAAAGAAATAACGAAAAGCATCGGGAACCTGCTGTTTTGATACTTGAGTGCCAGAGACCGCTACCGACACTACTGCGGGTGTTGTGCGTTCTAACATGGGCGCTAAACTGGGTAATGCTTGCCCATCAACGGATTGCGGGAGCGCCGCTTGTGAGATAGCAGGCATAAGAGTTAATGAAGCGGTTAATAAGGCGGCTGAAACTAAAGTCAATTTCGTTTTCATTAATGTGGCTCCTGTTGACATACACGCTTTACATAAAATATGTGGTTTGTATGTCAGATTTCAAAGTTAAATATCGTTAATCATTTTGGATTGCGACTTTGTATATCAATGTGCTCTAAGTGTTTGTTCGTCTTTTAAAGTTAAGAGTTTGATGCCGAGAGTTCATAATCATGACTAATCAGTCTGAGTTGTGATTGTTTGCATTAGTTCATCGACGATTAACAAAGGTTAATTTAATGGAGTTAAGCGGTTACTTGCCTATTCGCTTTAATGTTATTATTCGCGTCCATTTATTTCATTTAGCGAGCAAACGTTGTGACCCAGTTGACTCCTTGGCAGCATTATCAACAAGATTTAAAGCGTGATGATTTTTCCCATGATCTTGCACAAGAACAGGCGGTTAAAGCATTGCAACGGGTTTATGATGAGCTATTAGAAGTAAATAAACCCACATCAGGTTTAGCTAAAATGATGTCATTGTTAGGTAAGAAGCCAGCAAGAAGTGTGCAAGGTTTATATCTTTGGGGTGGTGTTGGCCGCGGTAAAACCTACTTGATGGATACCTTTTATGATGCTTTGCCAGGTGATAAGAAGCTAAGAGCGCATTTTCACCGCTTTATGCATCAACTTCATCATGATTTAGATGAACAAAAAGGTATTCAAGATCCGTTACTTGTCATTGCAAAAAAGATGGCAAAACAATATCAAGTTATCTGTTTTGATGAGTTTTTTGTGTCAGACATTACTGACGCTATGCTACTTGGTACGCTATTTCAAGCCTTATTCAAAGAGGGAGTTGCTTTAGTCGCCACATCAAACATAATTCCTGATGAACTGTATAAAAATGGTTTACAACGGGCGCGTTTTTTACCGGCCATTGCGCTCATTAATCAGCATTGCCAAATTTTGAATGTTGACTCTGGTATTGATTATCGCTTACGCACATTAGAGCAAGCTGAGATTTATCATTATCCATTAGATCAGCAAGCTGAGCAAAATCTACAAACTTACTTTAAACAGCTTGCGCCTGAATCAGAGGTGTTTACGGATTCGCTTGAAATCGATGGTCGACATATTGCCATCATAAAACAGTCGCAAGGGGTCTTATTAGCAAATTTCAGGGATTTATGTGATGGACCACGTTCACAACGTGATTACATGGAAATCGCCCGACTTTACCATACAGTGCTATTAAGCAACCTTGAGCAAATGGGTGATCAATTAACGGGTGATGATATTGCACGACGCTTTTTGGCGATGGTGGATGAGTTTTATGAGCGTAATGTTAAGTTGATTATTTCAGCCCAAGTGCCTTTAGAGGAAATATATACCCAAGGCTTATTAAGCTTTGAGTTTCGTCGCTGCCGTTCAAGGCTGATTGAAATGCAATCCCATGATTATCTTAAATTAGAACATTTACCATAAGATGCCATCATTCACCTTGTCATGGCAGGCGTAAATCTTGTCGATTAAGTGATCAAATTATTTGTATTTTTTCCTAAAAAGCAGGTGATTTTTACATCTTGTTTGCGTATAATCCGCCACCTGCCCACGTTACTCCGCCGAATGGGGCGGAAGTTGTAAGCCAATATTCATGCTCGAAGGGGCAAGAATCGGTAATTTTGTGTTGATTGCATTTGCATTCAGCATGTGAGACAGAATTTTAAACATTGGGTTTTTGTATAATGAAGACTACATTTACTGCTACACCAGAAACGGTAACTCGCGACTGGTTTGTTGTTGACGCTGAAGGCAAAACTTTAGGTCGTATCGCAACTGAAATCGCTGTTCGCTTACGCGGCAAGCACAAGCCAGAATATACTCCACACGTTGACACTGGTGATTACATCATCGTTATCAATGCTGAAAAAGTCACTGTAACTGGTAACAAAGCAGCTGGTAAGACTTACTACTCGCATTCAGGCTTCCCTGGTGGCATCAAGCAAATCAGCTTCGAAAAGCTACAAGCTCACAAGCCAGAAATGATTATTGAGAAAGCGGTTAAGGGTATGTTACCAAAAGGTCCTTTGGGCCGTGCTATGTTCCGTAAACTTAAAGTTTACTCAGGCGCAGAGCATAACCATGCTGCACAACAACCACAAGTTCTTGATATCTAAACGGGAGTAAGCAAAAATGTCTGCAACTCAGTACTACGGCACTGGCCGTCGCAAAACATCTACTGCTCGCGTTTTCGCTAAAGCTGGTAGTGGTAACATCGTTGTTAACCAACGTCCATTAGATGTATATTTTGGTCGTGAAACTGCTCGTATGGTTGTTCGTCAGCCATTAGAGTTAGTTGAAATGACTGAAAAATTAGACATCTATGTAACAGTAAAGGGCGGTGGAATCACTGGCCAAGCTGGTGCTATTCGTCACGGTATCACTCGTGCACTAATGCAACTTGATGAATCTTTACGTCCTACATTACGCAGCGCTGGTTTCGTTACCCGTGATGCACGTAAAGTTGAACGTAAGAAAGTGGGTCTACGTAAAGCACGTCGTAAGCCACAGTTCTCTAAGCGTTAATTCGTTTTGGAACATCAAAAAACCCAGCTTATGCTGGGTTTTTTATTGCTTAAATAATACTGAAATATCGTACTTAATGAGCCGATATAGTCATTTGGTATTGATAAGTCTCCCACTTAAAGCTGTTATAGTTAGACACCTTAAAGTCCTAAATTAAGCTTAATAAGGCAGTAAAGATTCAATGAGTATGCAAATATTTGTAACCGCAATCGCCTTGGTGTTAATCATTGAAGGTATTGGTCCATTACTATTTCCACAAAAATGGAAAAAATATTTACTAGAGCTTTCTGGCCAAAACCAAAATGTTCTCAGGCGCTTAGGTGGATCTTTGGTCACTGCAGGTATCGTTTTGTTGATTATTTTTCAATAAAAAACTTGCCTAACGCCCCCTAAAATCTGTTAAAATTCGACTTTATACCACAACCTTGCAGCAAATAATGGGCAAAAACGTAGTCGTACTCGGCACTCAATGGGGTGACGAAGGCAAAGGTAAGATTGTCGACCTTTTAACAGAACAGGCAAAATACGTAGTTCGTTACCAAGGCGGCCACAACGCCGGTCACACATTGGTAATCGATGGTGATAAAACCGTTCTACATCTTATTCCGTCAGGTATCTTACGTGATAACGTAAAATGCATTATCGGTAACGGTGTGGTACTTGCACCTGATGCGTTGATGAAAGAAATCAACATGCTGAAAGAGCGCGGAGTACCTGTAGAAGAACGTTTACTTATTTCTGAAGCATGTCCGCTTATTTTACCTTTCCATTGTGCATTAGATGTTGCTCGCGAAAAAGCGCGTGGTAACAACGCTATTGGTACGACTGGTCGTGGTATTGGTCCTGCATATGAAGATAAAATCTCTCGTCGCGGTTTACGTGTCGGTGATTTATTCAATGCAGAATTATTCGCGACTAAGCTTGCAGAAGTCATGAAGTATCATAACTTCATGTTAACTGAGTACTATCAAGCTGATGCTGTTGATTATCAACAAACACTTGATGATGCCTTAGCCATTGCTGACTATCTGAAGAGCATGTGTGTTGATGTGACTGAGTTACTAGATACAGCACGCAAAGCCGGTGAGCCGATTTTATTTGAAGGCGCCCAAGGTACTTTACTTGATATCGACCATGGTACTTATCCATTTGTAACTTCGTCAAACACTACTGCCGGTGGTGTTGCAACAGGTTCAGGATTTGGTCCACGTCACTTAGACTATGTGCTAGGTATCATGAAAGCATACACAACTCGTGTTGGGGCAGGTCCTTTCCCAACCGAATTAGCTAATGAAATTGGCGATTATATCGGTGAGAAAGGTCAAGAGTTTGGTGCAACTACGGGACGTAAGCGTCGTCCTGGTTGGTTAGATGCAGTGGCTATGCGCCGTGCAGTTCAAATCAACAGTGTAAGTGGTTTTTGCTTAACCAAACTTGACGTTTTAGATGGCTTAGAAGAAGTTAAAATCTGTGTGGGTTATCAAAATCCAGATGGTAGCATTTCTAAAGTGACACCGCTTGCAGCTGAAGGCTATGAGCTAGTGACACCTGTTTATGAATCTATGCCAGGTTGGAAGGAAAACACTTTCGGTGCAACCTCAATTGATCAGTTACCTGCTGCAGCAATTAACTATATCAAGCGCATCGAAGAGTTACTTGAAACTCCAATCGATATTATCTCAACCGGTCCTGACCGTAATGAGACCATGATTTTAGTTAACCCTTTTAACTAAAATCTACATCCAAAAAGGCCGCATTTAGCGGCCTTTTTAATGAGAGTTGTTTTTAATTTATTCTGTTTAAGGGTTCAGAAAATAGCCTGTTAGCCGATGAATTGATTAATCGAATTGTCATAGAGAATCTTTATGTTACGGCTTTTAATACTTTTGCTTATCACATCACCTGCTGTTTGGTTGTCGCCGAGTGTGACAGCTGAGTCAGTTGCATTTGATATTTATAGTGATGAGCAGTTGATTGAGCTTATCCGTAAAGAGCAGTATTTACAGCGTGTAAAAATAGATGAATGCCAATTAGTGCAAGATATTGAAGCACGCGCACAAGTGTTACAACAGCCTCTTTATCAGTTTTTATGGGGCGAAATGCTAAACCATGGGGTATGTGTTAAAGCACATCCAAGCCGTGGAATGGCAATGTTACAAACAGCTGCTGAGCAAGGTAGCCCCGAGGCAATGCTCAAGTTAGCTGATTATTATTATCAGGGTAAATTCGTCACCAAAGATCGTGAGCGTTCGGTACAATATGTGTTACCGGCTGCCGCAAATGGTGATGTTAAAGCCAGAATGATGTTGGTAAAATTATTTGCTGAAGGGTATGGCAGCCCAAGAGACTACGAAATGGGCTATCATTGGCTATACAATAGTATTTTTGATGATAAAGAACAGCAAAAACAAGCCTCATCTTTATTAAAAAAACTTGCTGCGCAAATGCCTACCAGTATTGTTGAGCGGGCTCAGCAGCAACAACTTTATATGCAATAAGGTATAGACAATAATCCTATACCGACTATTTGGAAATTGAATGATCAACGATCCTCATTTTGAGAGAGAACAAGACAAGTACGACAATCCCATTCCTAGTCGTGAGTTTATTTTAGAATACTTGCGCGCCCAAACGTCACCGGTTTCTCGTGACAAAATTGCTGAAGCATTAAAAATCACTGATGAAGAGCCGTTAGAGGCCTTGCGTCGTCGACTTCGTGCCATGGAACGCGATGGCCAGTTGGTGTTTACTCGTGGTCAAAGTTATGGCTTACCAGAGCGAATGGATTTACTGTCAGGCACTATTATTGGACATCGTGATGGATTTGGCTTTTTAAAGCTAGATGAAGGCGGTGATGACTTATTTATTAACAACCGAGATATGTTGATGTATTTCCATGGTGATAAAGTATTGGCTCAAAAGGCCGGTACTGATCGTCGTGGACGCCGTGAAGCTCGTATCGTACGTTTAGTGCATGAGCGAGCAGCTGCATTAGTTGGTAGATATCATATTGATGGCGGTATGGCATTTGTTATTGCAGATGATCGCCGCATTACTCAAGAAATTCTTATTGCCAACGAAGACAAAAATGGTGCACGTGCAGGTGATGTCGTCGTGGTTGAGTTAACTCGTCGTCCTGGCCGCTTTGTTAAGGCTGCAGGAAAGGTGACTGAGGTGTTAGGTAAAACCATGGCACCGGGTATGGAAATTGAAATTGCACTACGTAATTACGATTTGCCACATACCTGGTCAGCGGTTATTGAGAAAAAACTCAAACGCATTCCAGATGAAGTGCCTGAAGAAGACAAACAAGGGCGAGTTGATTTACGTCATTTGCCACTTGTGACCATTGATGGTGAAGATGCGCGAGATTTTGATGATGCGGTTTATGCTGAGCCTAAAGCTAGTGGCGGTTGGCGTTTATGGGTTGCTATTGCTGATGTCAGTCATTATGTGCGTACCGACTCGGCATTAGACATTGAAGCCCGACGTCGTGGTAACTCAGTGTATTTTCCATCGCAAGTTATTCCGATGCTGCCAGAAAAAATTTCCAATGGCTTATGCTCGTTAAATCCGCACGTGGATCGCTTATGTATGGTTGCGGAGATGACGATTGCTGCCAGCGGTAAATTATCTGGATATAAATTTTATCCTGCGGTAATGCATTCGCATGCCAGACTTACTTATACCCAAGTGGCTGACATGTTAGAAGGCGGCGCGATACTGCCTGAGCATCAGGCGTTATTTGGTCATCTTCAATGCCTACAG
This Shewanella aestuarii DNA region includes the following protein-coding sequences:
- a CDS encoding MlaC/ttg2D family ABC transporter substrate-binding protein, which gives rise to MQALSVRIFPVILLLLSTQIFAAEVNTKDPYELVKQVSNQVFDRFQQDKSLITQDKNYIEVIVTDELMPYVDYKYTAYKVMGQYLRETNDDQRDRFVEAFKSYLIATYAQTLTEYSDQTLAFDPAVDFRQEKFADVNMQIIENGRPPIKVQFKARRLKDGTWKVFDLVAEGVSLLASKQSEISNLIRQQGIESVITMLNEKAQQKIDNQTQTGGNPA
- a CDS encoding STAS domain-containing protein, with amino-acid sequence MISFEQQGETCLLQGQLTQDEVTQLWPNRHQLFTASTQVLDLSALTYADSAGIAMLLAMKGFPSIEGVTDNEQQSAANVPMSRTLVNPSAQLTKMIELYDLDAFFAASAR
- a CDS encoding BolA family protein, producing the protein MDCKVIEQILLDALPLSEVHVTSDGSHYKVVAVGECFEEMSRVKQQQAIYGPLADNIASGELHALTIKTFTPTQWKREKLFNM
- the murA gene encoding UDP-N-acetylglucosamine 1-carboxyvinyltransferase, which produces MDKLTIKASQPLTGNVVISGAKNAALPILMAGVLAETDFILSNVPNLRDVNTSCKLLRCLGADVEELGQGRIRISTDNLNEFCAPYDLVKTMRASILILGPLLARYGKADVSLPGGCAIGARPVNLHLHGLELMGAKIEVKEGYIKARVDGRLKGAHIFMDMVSVGATENLLMAAALADGTTVIENAAREPEVSDLANCLVAMGAKISGIGSATLTIEGVERLQGCEYRVMPDRIETGSFLVAAVVTRGHIRCEAADPKSLEAVLLKLEDAGAEITTGEDWIELNMHGKRAKAINIKTAPYPAFPTDMQAQFCVLNALAEGTGRVTETIFENRFMHVPELSRMGANMVLEGNTCIIEGIESLNGAQVMATDLRASASLVIAGLMAEGTTTVDRIYHLDRGYEHIEAKFKGLGGEIVRVS
- the degS gene encoding outer membrane-stress sensor serine endopeptidase DegS codes for the protein MNVKDICIYLGKAILFGLIMAAVFLLATSFYGSPFKSGLTHRADISSELSFSKAVRRAAPAVVNIYSLSIDQTKPLNSSSLQGLGSGVIMSKQGYILTNYHVIKRADEIVIALQDGRRFTSEIVGSDPETDLAVLKIEGDNLPVVPININNPALVGDVVLAIGNPYNLGQTITQGIISATGRSGLSSGYLDFLQTDAAINAGNSGGALIDTTGEIIGINTAAFQVGGDNGGNGISFAIPIKLAHSIMNKLIADGRVIRGALGISGEPLTPVVAQILNLPDLKGVFVTGIDPNGPAAVADIQPRDVIVAYEDEEVPGVEMLMDRIAETPPGQKIILTIIRKGQRQQVPVYIVEKSTLPE
- the degQ gene encoding Do family serine endopeptidase DegQ translates to MKTKLTLVSAALLTASLTLMPAISQAALPQSVDGQALPSLAPMLERTTPAVVSVAVSGTQVSKQQVPDAFRYFFGPNAPREQVQERPFRGLGSGVIIDANKGYIVTNNHVINGADDIQIGLSDGREITAKLIGSDKESDIALLQIEAKNLTAIKQTDSDEIRVGDFAVAIGNPFGLGQTVTSGIVSALGRSGLGIEMLENFIQTDAAINSGNSGGALVNLNGELIGINTAIVAPNGGNVGIGFAIPANMVNNLVQQIIEHGEVKRGVLGVTGRDLDNELAKAFGLDTQHGAFVNEVVPDSAADKAGIKAGDILVSVNGRKIKTFQELRAKVATMGAGAKVEFGLIRDGDNKTVKATLGEADTVVAAAGSLHPMLRGAKLENGSKGIEITEVAQGSPSALAGLQKGDVIVGVNRTKTKNLQALKKLLEDQQGSVALKILRDNNISYLILR
- the zapE gene encoding cell division protein ZapE, coding for MTQLTPWQHYQQDLKRDDFSHDLAQEQAVKALQRVYDELLEVNKPTSGLAKMMSLLGKKPARSVQGLYLWGGVGRGKTYLMDTFYDALPGDKKLRAHFHRFMHQLHHDLDEQKGIQDPLLVIAKKMAKQYQVICFDEFFVSDITDAMLLGTLFQALFKEGVALVATSNIIPDELYKNGLQRARFLPAIALINQHCQILNVDSGIDYRLRTLEQAEIYHYPLDQQAEQNLQTYFKQLAPESEVFTDSLEIDGRHIAIIKQSQGVLLANFRDLCDGPRSQRDYMEIARLYHTVLLSNLEQMGDQLTGDDIARRFLAMVDEFYERNVKLIISAQVPLEEIYTQGLLSFEFRRCRSRLIEMQSHDYLKLEHLP
- the rplM gene encoding 50S ribosomal protein L13, producing the protein MKTTFTATPETVTRDWFVVDAEGKTLGRIATEIAVRLRGKHKPEYTPHVDTGDYIIVINAEKVTVTGNKAAGKTYYSHSGFPGGIKQISFEKLQAHKPEMIIEKAVKGMLPKGPLGRAMFRKLKVYSGAEHNHAAQQPQVLDI
- the rpsI gene encoding 30S ribosomal protein S9 codes for the protein MSATQYYGTGRRKTSTARVFAKAGSGNIVVNQRPLDVYFGRETARMVVRQPLELVEMTEKLDIYVTVKGGGITGQAGAIRHGITRALMQLDESLRPTLRSAGFVTRDARKVERKKVGLRKARRKPQFSKR
- a CDS encoding DUF2065 domain-containing protein, whose translation is MSMQIFVTAIALVLIIEGIGPLLFPQKWKKYLLELSGQNQNVLRRLGGSLVTAGIVLLIIFQ
- a CDS encoding adenylosuccinate synthase, whose amino-acid sequence is MGKNVVVLGTQWGDEGKGKIVDLLTEQAKYVVRYQGGHNAGHTLVIDGDKTVLHLIPSGILRDNVKCIIGNGVVLAPDALMKEINMLKERGVPVEERLLISEACPLILPFHCALDVAREKARGNNAIGTTGRGIGPAYEDKISRRGLRVGDLFNAELFATKLAEVMKYHNFMLTEYYQADAVDYQQTLDDALAIADYLKSMCVDVTELLDTARKAGEPILFEGAQGTLLDIDHGTYPFVTSSNTTAGGVATGSGFGPRHLDYVLGIMKAYTTRVGAGPFPTELANEIGDYIGEKGQEFGATTGRKRRPGWLDAVAMRRAVQINSVSGFCLTKLDVLDGLEEVKICVGYQNPDGSISKVTPLAAEGYELVTPVYESMPGWKENTFGATSIDQLPAAAINYIKRIEELLETPIDIISTGPDRNETMILVNPFN
- a CDS encoding tetratricopeptide repeat protein, whose amino-acid sequence is MLRLLILLLITSPAVWLSPSVTAESVAFDIYSDEQLIELIRKEQYLQRVKIDECQLVQDIEARAQVLQQPLYQFLWGEMLNHGVCVKAHPSRGMAMLQTAAEQGSPEAMLKLADYYYQGKFVTKDRERSVQYVLPAAANGDVKARMMLVKLFAEGYGSPRDYEMGYHWLYNSIFDDKEQQKQASSLLKKLAAQMPTSIVERAQQQQLYMQ